In Bordetella holmesii ATCC 51541, the following proteins share a genomic window:
- the ssb gene encoding single-stranded DNA-binding family protein produces MASVNKVILVGNLGRDPEVRYSPDGAAICNLSLATTSQWKDKASGERREETEWHRVVMYNRLAEIAGEYLKKGRSVYIEGRLKTRKWQDKDTGADRYSTEIVADQMQMLGGRDGAEGGGFGGGGGYDEAPRQQRAPAQRPAPAQRQAPAAAAPMGGGAANLADMDDDIPF; encoded by the coding sequence ATGGCATCGGTCAACAAAGTCATTCTCGTCGGCAACCTGGGGCGCGACCCCGAGGTCCGCTATAGCCCGGACGGCGCGGCAATCTGCAATCTTTCTCTGGCTACCACGTCGCAGTGGAAAGACAAGGCCTCCGGCGAGCGCCGCGAAGAAACCGAATGGCATCGCGTCGTCATGTACAACCGCCTGGCGGAAATCGCTGGCGAGTACCTGAAGAAAGGCCGTTCGGTTTATATCGAAGGCCGCCTGAAGACCCGCAAGTGGCAGGACAAGGACACCGGCGCTGACCGCTACAGCACCGAAATCGTCGCTGACCAGATGCAGATGCTGGGCGGGCGTGATGGTGCCGAAGGCGGCGGTTTCGGCGGCGGTGGTGGTTACGACGAGGCGCCGCGCCAGCAACGTGCGCCTGCGCAACGCCCGGCACCGGCTCAGCGCCAGGCGCCGGCCGCAGCCGCGCCCATGGGCGGCGGCGCGGCCAATCTGGCCGATATGGACGACGATATTCCTTTTTAA
- a CDS encoding integrase core domain protein, with translation MPQARNLRGNVLQLEGEVRWHDGVGRSEAQGAGAGEQQAQEAVGRVDAGQGGASGSAKPKVVSPQAKREAVRTLMTERVVRPAAIAPNQSWSMDFVADGLAYGRRFRCLTIVDDYTHECLAIEVDTSLPGLRVAMVLQRLAEMRGLPRSITVDNGPEFAGRALDAWAYQAGVKLSFIRPGKPVENAYIESFNGKFRDECLNEHWFLSLRQAKSLIENWRVEYNTDRPHSALGYLTPAQFVQAHQKEGLLPLGSMSVPY, from the coding sequence GTGCCGCAAGCACGGAATCTCCGAGGCAACGTACTACAACTGGAAGGCGAAGTTCGGTGGCATGACGGTGTCGGACGCTCAGAGGCTCAAGGAGCTGGAGCAGGAGAACAACAAGCTCAAGAAGCTGTTGGCCGAGTCGATGCTGGACAAGGCGGCGCTTCAGGATCTGCTAAGCCGAAAGTAGTCAGCCCGCAGGCCAAACGCGAGGCGGTCAGGACATTAATGACCGAGCGCGTGGTTCGCCCAGCGGCAATCGCGCCGAATCAGAGTTGGTCAATGGACTTTGTGGCCGACGGCCTAGCCTATGGCCGCCGATTCCGCTGTTTGACTATCGTCGATGACTACACTCACGAATGCCTGGCCATCGAGGTCGATACGTCGTTGCCGGGACTGCGTGTTGCCATGGTGCTGCAACGGCTGGCGGAGATGCGTGGCCTGCCGCGATCTATTACCGTGGACAACGGGCCAGAGTTCGCCGGAAGAGCCTTGGACGCCTGGGCCTACCAAGCAGGCGTAAAGCTGTCGTTTATTCGGCCGGGTAAGCCGGTGGAGAACGCTTATATCGAAAGTTTCAACGGCAAGTTCCGCGACGAATGCCTTAACGAGCACTGGTTCTTGTCCCTGCGACAGGCTAAAAGCTTGATCGAAAACTGGCGAGTCGAGTACAACACCGATCGGCCTCACAGCGCGCTCGGATATTTAACGCCGGCGCAATTCGTGCAGGCTCATCAGAAAGAAGGTCTTTTACCCCTGGGCTCTATGTCGGTGCCGTACTAA
- a CDS encoding asparagine synthase: MCGILGSWQFDAQARGDAEDALARALPLIRHRGPDDIGTATIPTAAGRLLFGHTRLAIIDLSAAGHQPMIRGPLSVILNGEIYNYRELRQELRGLGHSFSTDTDTEVLLAAWKQWQQAALRRFTGMFAFALHDARDDSLTLARDAFGIKPLYYSLDGRRLLFGSEIAPLRALDPGLLRLDWQRACDYLSYGRYDCDERTFIQGISQIEPGCLIRYHTQDGVQPARWWTPGTTATWRGSFADAAAEFRERFLDSVRLHLRSDVPVGAALSGGLDSASITCAMRHLEPDIPLHTFSYIAGGPQSEAKWAQLVNQHCAAQAHEVRVDTADLERDLDALIAAQGEPFGSTSIYAQYRVFQLAREHGIVVTLEGQGADELLAGYSGYPVERLSSLLESGHPLQALAYAGRQARLGRQPLRLLMQSLATVSGKWGHEALRRRAARWPAWIRGRLLAEAGIQARPLLPSQRQGPRGRRLMQAQARALAGDGLGALLRHGDRNAMHFSIESRVPFLTPDLADFLLSLPEHYLVSARGQTKTLLREAMRGIVPQAILERH; this comes from the coding sequence ATGTGTGGAATCCTTGGCAGCTGGCAATTCGATGCCCAAGCCCGCGGCGATGCCGAAGACGCGCTGGCACGCGCGCTGCCGCTCATCCGGCACCGGGGTCCGGACGATATCGGCACCGCGACCATACCCACCGCGGCCGGCCGCCTGCTGTTCGGCCACACCCGGCTTGCCATCATCGACCTGAGCGCCGCCGGCCATCAGCCCATGATCCGCGGACCGCTCAGCGTGATCCTCAATGGCGAAATCTATAACTATCGCGAGCTGCGCCAGGAGCTGCGCGGGCTGGGCCACAGCTTCAGCACCGACACGGACACCGAAGTCCTGCTGGCCGCCTGGAAGCAATGGCAGCAGGCCGCTCTGCGCCGCTTCACGGGCATGTTCGCCTTCGCGCTGCACGACGCGCGCGACGACAGCCTGACACTGGCCCGCGACGCCTTCGGCATCAAGCCGCTCTACTACAGCCTGGATGGGCGTCGGCTGCTATTCGGCTCCGAAATCGCCCCCTTGCGTGCCCTCGATCCCGGCCTGCTCCGCCTGGACTGGCAGCGCGCCTGCGACTATCTGTCATACGGCCGCTACGACTGCGATGAGCGCACCTTCATCCAGGGCATCTCGCAGATCGAACCGGGCTGCCTGATCCGCTATCACACACAGGACGGCGTCCAGCCCGCGCGCTGGTGGACGCCGGGCACGACCGCCACATGGCGCGGCAGCTTCGCCGACGCCGCGGCCGAATTTCGCGAGCGCTTTCTCGACAGCGTCCGCCTGCATCTGCGCAGCGACGTCCCGGTTGGCGCGGCGCTGTCCGGCGGCCTGGACTCGGCGTCGATCACCTGCGCGATGCGCCACCTCGAACCCGACATACCGCTGCATACCTTCAGCTATATCGCCGGGGGCCCGCAGTCCGAAGCGAAATGGGCGCAGCTGGTCAACCAGCACTGCGCCGCCCAGGCCCATGAGGTGCGCGTCGACACGGCCGACCTCGAACGCGACCTGGACGCGCTCATCGCGGCTCAGGGCGAACCCTTCGGCAGCACCAGCATCTACGCGCAGTACCGCGTCTTCCAGTTGGCGCGCGAACACGGCATCGTGGTCACCCTGGAAGGCCAGGGCGCCGACGAACTGCTGGCGGGCTACAGCGGCTATCCCGTCGAAAGACTCAGCAGCCTGCTCGAAAGCGGCCATCCCCTGCAGGCGCTGGCCTATGCGGGCCGGCAGGCCCGCCTGGGACGCCAGCCCCTGCGCTTACTGATGCAAAGCCTGGCGACCGTCTCAGGCAAATGGGGGCACGAAGCGCTGCGGCGGCGCGCCGCGCGCTGGCCCGCCTGGATTCGCGGGAGGTTGCTGGCCGAAGCCGGCATCCAGGCTCGCCCCCTGCTGCCGAGCCAACGTCAGGGCCCACGCGGCCGGCGCCTAATGCAGGCCCAGGCGCGCGCCCTGGCCGGCGACGGGCTGGGAGCCCTACTGCGGCATGGCGACCGCAATGCCATGCACTTCAGCATCGAAAGTCGCGTGCCCTTTCTGACACCCGACCTAGCAGATTTCCTCCTGTCCCTACCGGAGCACTATCTGGTATCTGCCCGGGGACAAACCAAGACGCTGCTACGCGAAGCAATGCGCGGCATTGTTCCCCAGGCCATTCTGGAGCGACATTGA
- the wbmB gene encoding wbmB domain protein, translating to MAKKIAAQADAWRRLGHHVQHFVLAPAESVDSPNVSRILSSGVRPPILAAALSGRSIGKALSQWQPDIVYLRQMLWWPGR from the coding sequence GTGGCCAAGAAAATCGCCGCGCAGGCCGATGCGTGGCGGCGGCTTGGCCACCATGTCCAGCATTTTGTGCTGGCCCCTGCCGAAAGCGTCGACTCACCGAATGTCAGCCGTATTTTGAGCAGTGGGGTGCGTCCGCCGATATTGGCTGCGGCGCTATCGGGCCGTTCGATAGGGAAGGCCTTGTCTCAATGGCAGCCCGATATCGTCTATTTGCGTCAGATGCTGTGGTGGCCGGGGCGATAA
- a CDS encoding glycosyl transferases group 1 family protein (overlaps another CDS with the same product name), which translates to MAGAIRAISVAPLVIEYNSIARNEYRRSAPTKYLIECMSRKRFPRAASGLVAVTQELVDDVPAVGHALRTVISNGYDFGRVVPRTPPSNQRPQLLLVGSPGQDWHGVDKVIRMAVLLPEFDFHLVVPGLAQSGPANVHFHGGLYGEALAQRYAQTDVALGTLALLRKGMRQAAPLKTREYLAYGLPVIAGYEDADLRGAPYWLDIGNTESKVEDAVQAMRDFVLHWQGRILDRADARRRLDYAVKEVERLAFFEQVRRHVR; encoded by the coding sequence GTGGCCGGGGCGATAAGGGCCATCAGTGTCGCGCCGCTAGTCATTGAGTACAACTCGATCGCGCGCAACGAGTACCGGCGCAGCGCGCCGACCAAGTATCTGATTGAATGCATGAGCCGCAAGCGGTTTCCGCGCGCAGCGTCGGGTCTCGTCGCTGTGACCCAGGAGCTTGTCGATGATGTGCCGGCCGTCGGTCACGCGCTGCGCACGGTGATCAGCAATGGTTATGACTTCGGCCGGGTGGTGCCGCGTACGCCACCGTCCAATCAGCGACCGCAGTTGCTGCTGGTCGGCTCGCCCGGGCAGGATTGGCACGGCGTCGACAAGGTGATTCGCATGGCGGTCCTGCTGCCGGAGTTCGATTTCCATCTGGTGGTTCCGGGCCTGGCGCAGTCAGGCCCGGCTAATGTGCATTTCCATGGCGGATTGTACGGGGAGGCGCTGGCGCAGCGTTATGCGCAGACCGACGTGGCCTTAGGTACGCTGGCCTTGCTCCGTAAGGGGATGCGGCAAGCCGCGCCTTTGAAGACGCGGGAATATCTGGCGTATGGCCTGCCCGTCATCGCCGGCTATGAAGACGCCGATCTGCGGGGAGCGCCTTATTGGTTGGACATAGGCAACACGGAAAGCAAAGTGGAAGACGCGGTGCAGGCCATGAGGGATTTCGTGCTGCACTGGCAGGGTCGAATCCTGGATCGCGCGGATGCCCGGCGCCGTCTGGATTACGCTGTCAAAGAGGTCGAGAGGCTGGCGTTTTTTGAACAGGTGCGCCGGCATGTCCGCTAG
- a CDS encoding glycosyl transferases group 1 family protein (overlaps another CDS with the same product name), which produces MSARKRIALITNGYPHAGARERGFILPELKALIAYGHEVTLMPLRPLRQADPSLPAQVRVEQGLARLHRPWQLPLTFARALRTRLFWAEARRCMRHGRVAHWRHFLKESLRAAAMLRMAGRLQQFDLIYTYWFKGEATGGSLLGQTGLLRVTRAHGYDLYEERANNQGYIPYRGSTLPLMDVVVLLSEDARAYLERRYPGVCSMTVVLPLGVEIGSCRNPAPPAGEIHLVSCSYPAVVKRLDLVAGVAAALARRLSQARVRWTHYGATREQALLPAAFSAPDNLTMVFAGETNNEDIRCQYAQTPISFFLNMSLSEGQPVSIMEAMAFGIPVIATAVGGVPEMLAHGGGLGVKIQ; this is translated from the coding sequence ATGTCCGCTAGAAAGCGTATCGCCCTGATCACCAATGGTTATCCGCACGCAGGCGCGCGTGAGCGCGGTTTTATTCTGCCGGAGCTCAAGGCTTTGATAGCCTATGGTCACGAGGTGACACTGATGCCGCTGCGGCCCTTGCGGCAGGCGGATCCATCGCTACCGGCCCAGGTGCGTGTCGAGCAAGGGTTGGCGCGCTTGCACCGGCCGTGGCAGTTGCCCTTGACCTTTGCCCGCGCGCTGAGGACGCGGCTGTTCTGGGCCGAGGCCCGCCGTTGCATGCGGCATGGGCGCGTGGCCCATTGGCGGCATTTCCTCAAGGAAAGCCTGCGGGCCGCCGCGATGCTGCGCATGGCTGGCCGCTTGCAGCAGTTCGATCTCATCTACACCTACTGGTTCAAGGGCGAGGCGACGGGCGGCAGCTTGCTGGGGCAAACTGGGCTACTGCGCGTCACACGTGCCCATGGCTACGATCTTTATGAAGAGCGCGCGAACAACCAGGGCTACATTCCCTACCGAGGCTCGACCTTGCCGCTGATGGACGTGGTGGTCTTGTTGTCGGAAGATGCGCGCGCCTATCTCGAGAGGCGGTATCCAGGGGTCTGCTCAATGACGGTCGTGCTGCCCCTGGGCGTCGAGATCGGTAGCTGCAGGAATCCGGCGCCGCCGGCCGGCGAGATCCATCTGGTGTCCTGTTCCTATCCGGCGGTAGTCAAGCGTCTGGATCTCGTCGCTGGAGTGGCCGCAGCCCTGGCGCGCCGCCTGTCGCAAGCTCGGGTGCGTTGGACCCATTATGGCGCGACGCGCGAGCAGGCATTACTGCCGGCGGCGTTTTCTGCGCCGGACAATTTGACCATGGTGTTTGCGGGCGAGACGAATAATGAGGACATTCGCTGCCAGTATGCGCAGACACCGATAAGTTTTTTTCTGAATATGAGCCTATCGGAGGGCCAGCCCGTGTCCATCATGGAGGCGATGGCTTTCGGCATTCCGGTGATCGCTACTGCCGTCGGCGGGGTGCCGGAAATGCTGGCGCATGGTGGTGGGCTAGGTGTGAAGATTCAATAG
- a CDS encoding helix-turn-helix family protein produces MNTHKHARLTFLRRLEMVQQLIAHQVCVPEAARAYGVTAPTVRKWLGRFLAQGQAGLADASSRPTVSPRAIAPAKALAIVELRRKRLTQARIAQALGVSASTVSRVLARAGLSHLADLEPAEPVVRYEHQAPGDLLHIDIKKLGRIQRPGHRVTGNRRDTVEGARLGLRLRGHR; encoded by the coding sequence ATGAACACCCATAAGCATGCCCGATTGACCTTCCTACGTCGCCTCGAAATGGTCCAGCAATTGATCGCCCATCAAGTTTGTGTGCCTGAAGCGGCCCGCGCCTATGGGGTCACCGCGCCGACTGTGCGCAAATGGCTGGGCCGCTTCCTGGCTCAGGGCCAGGCGGGTTTGGCCGATGCGTCCTCGCGCCCGACGGTCTCGCCCCGAGCGATTGCGCCGGCCAAGGCGCTGGCTATCGTGGAGCTGCGCCGCAAGCGGCTGACCCAAGCGCGCATCGCCCAGGCGCTGGGCGTGTCAGCCAGCACCGTCAGCCGCGTCCTGGCCCGCGCCGGTCTGTCGCACCTGGCCGACCTGGAGCCGGCCGAGCCGGTGGTGCGCTACGAGCATCAGGCCCCCGGCGATCTGCTGCACATCGACATCAAGAAGCTGGGACGTATCCAGCGCCCTGGCCACCGGGTCACGGGCAACCGACGCGATACCGTTGAGGGGGCCCGGCTGGGACTTCGTCTTCGTGGCCATCGATGA
- a CDS encoding integrase core domain protein — protein MAFTDIHPDERFPSAVQFLKDAVAYYQRLGVTIQRLLTDNGSAFRSRAFAALCHELGIKHRFTRPYRPQTNGKAERFIQSALREWAYAHTYQNSQHRADAMKSWLHHYNWHRPHQGIGRAVPISRLNLDEYNLLTVHN, from the coding sequence GTGGCCTTCACCGACATCCACCCCGACGAGCGCTTCCCCAGCGCCGTCCAGTTCCTCAAGGACGCAGTGGCCTACTACCAGCGCCTGGGCGTGACCATCCAGCGCTTGCTCACCGACAATGGCTCGGCCTTTCGCAGCCGCGCCTTCGCCGCGCTGTGCCATGAGCTGGGCATCAAGCACCGCTTTACCCGACCTTACCGCCCACAGACCAATGGCAAGGCCGAACGCTTCATCCAGTCGGCCTTGCGTGAGTGGGCTTACGCTCACACCTACCAGAACTCCCAACACCGAGCCGATGCCATGAAATCCTGGCTACACCACTACAACTGGCATCGACCCCACCAAGGCATCGGGCGCGCTGTACCCATCTCCAGACTCAACCTGGACGAATACAACCTATTGACAGTTCACAACTAG
- a CDS encoding putative membrane domain protein, whose translation MIAVGMTGLVWQALQPDMGSNDVLHLWLALDAMRATFLWLPVAVLGAWLATLAFCADRHLTRAQPHFLEPLAWAFVVAVQAMVWMAGGVGVD comes from the coding sequence TTGATTGCCGTTGGCATGACGGGCCTGGTGTGGCAGGCCTTGCAGCCGGATATGGGCAGCAATGACGTGCTGCACCTGTGGCTGGCACTCGATGCGATGCGCGCCACCTTTCTCTGGCTGCCGGTCGCCGTGCTGGGTGCCTGGTTGGCCACGCTGGCGTTTTGCGCCGACCGGCATCTGACGCGCGCTCAGCCGCATTTTCTCGAGCCGCTGGCCTGGGCTTTCGTCGTGGCGGTGCAGGCGATGGTGTGGATGGCCGGTGGTGTGGGGGTAGACTAG
- the gluQ gene encoding glutamyl-queuosine tRNA(Asp) synthetase → MHAGSLVAALASWLDARAHQGRWLLRIEDVDKPRAIPGADAIIMQQLRDLGLHWQGEVLWQSRRDTVYQAAFDCLRRAGQVYGCGCTRREIADSALRGAAGVDGERPYPGTCRHGLAPGRQARAWRLRVPAGVEHFEDRWLGPQSQDVALAVGDFVLKRADGLWAYQLAVVVDDGQQGVTDIVRGADLLGSTARQRLLARLLGLPAPRVMHLPLVIDPQSGLKLSKQNHAPALDTRDALGCLTRAWRELGFDPLPARDRDDFLARATGAWGARFGRT, encoded by the coding sequence TTGCATGCCGGCTCGCTGGTCGCCGCGCTGGCAAGCTGGCTGGATGCCCGCGCCCATCAGGGCCGGTGGCTGCTGCGCATCGAAGACGTCGACAAGCCGCGTGCCATCCCCGGGGCCGACGCGATCATCATGCAACAGCTGCGCGACCTGGGCCTGCACTGGCAAGGTGAGGTGCTATGGCAATCCCGTCGCGATACGGTCTATCAAGCCGCCTTTGACTGCCTGCGGCGGGCCGGGCAGGTCTACGGCTGCGGCTGCACCCGCCGCGAAATTGCCGATTCGGCGCTGCGCGGCGCCGCCGGCGTCGATGGTGAACGCCCCTATCCCGGCACCTGCCGTCATGGCCTGGCGCCGGGCAGACAAGCCAGGGCATGGCGTTTGCGCGTGCCCGCCGGTGTCGAACACTTCGAGGACCGCTGGCTGGGGCCACAATCTCAGGATGTCGCCCTGGCTGTGGGCGACTTCGTCCTCAAGCGCGCCGACGGCCTGTGGGCCTATCAACTCGCTGTCGTCGTCGACGACGGCCAGCAGGGGGTAACCGACATCGTGCGTGGCGCAGACCTGCTGGGTTCGACAGCGCGCCAAAGACTGCTGGCGCGGCTTCTGGGACTGCCTGCGCCCCGAGTCATGCATCTGCCCTTGGTCATCGATCCGCAAAGCGGCCTGAAACTGTCGAAACAGAACCACGCTCCCGCACTGGACACCCGCGACGCCCTGGGCTGCCTGACGCGCGCCTGGCGGGAGCTGGGATTTGATCCCCTGCCTGCGCGCGATCGCGATGACTTTCTGGCGCGCGCCACCGGGGCCTGGGGCGCGCGCTTTGGCCGCACCTAG
- a CDS encoding tonB-dependent hemoglobin/transferrin/lactoferrin receptor family protein has product MFEPKPLALAALFLPSLAISSPNDDASDSRLIFTLPAQQVVADSVELSRSELNQTDIDRAQADNFASLVDRLPGIAMAGSARPGGQSLNIWGLGDTEDVKLVLDGAPKGFEKYRQGSVFIEPELIRRITVDKGPHNLLDGTAGFGGTVRIDTKDAGELLAPEQRFGGLVKYGRHSNDGQDIYSGALFGRTDHADGLIYVNRRDGGNLRRPDGSRFPFSGNNAQSYLAKTNLYLGTSHSLSVSAMQSTAHGWQPFAAKRDDLPAPSLADIRRWGLTGAWRRRLVYRDQSDRTLSARYTYAPADQPWLNLTLSYAHSRTAQHDRRPDNASRSAFLGTLGNRSWVDYRDRVLELRNLASIAAGSVEHGLLLAARWHQHDRDTLMYYPAGSRDRDYNYGYFQPYYMPAGRQTVRSLVVQDAIRVAAVTITPGVRYDHVVNLGHPNDAPRYNSPLPSVGHDYRRVTYTGWTPHLGALWKAQPWLDLLADVTRGWRAPVIDEQYEVQYARASVTGTSRSLRPERILGWRAGAIVTLKDVLAPRDNLVLRATVFGNRGKDEIFVRRGVLCANSPCERPLSNYRNLPGYHIEGLELESAYDSARWFGKLSLSAIRGRRDTSPRDPAGQRSWIAEIPPLAAHAMLGLKLARYGMAVGWTADFVRRQDRSPTQSDPLAVFWALPASSGYALHGLFAHWQPPQWKGLHVRVTVDNLFNRDYRPYLGESVAGLGRNVKLSLSQRF; this is encoded by the coding sequence ATGTTTGAGCCCAAACCCCTGGCCCTGGCTGCCCTGTTTCTTCCCTCCCTGGCCATCAGTTCTCCCAACGACGACGCGTCCGACTCGCGGCTGATCTTCACATTGCCTGCGCAGCAGGTCGTAGCCGACAGCGTCGAACTCAGCCGCTCCGAGCTCAACCAGACCGATATCGACCGTGCCCAGGCCGACAACTTCGCCAGCCTGGTCGACCGGTTACCCGGCATCGCGATGGCCGGCTCTGCGCGGCCGGGTGGGCAAAGCCTGAACATCTGGGGCTTGGGCGACACCGAAGACGTCAAGCTGGTACTCGATGGCGCCCCCAAGGGGTTTGAAAAATACCGCCAGGGTTCCGTCTTCATCGAGCCCGAACTCATCCGGCGCATCACCGTGGACAAGGGGCCGCACAACCTGTTGGACGGCACGGCGGGCTTTGGCGGCACGGTTCGCATAGACACCAAGGATGCCGGCGAACTCCTCGCACCTGAGCAACGCTTCGGCGGCCTGGTCAAATACGGACGCCACAGCAATGACGGGCAAGACATCTACAGTGGCGCGCTGTTTGGGCGCACCGATCACGCCGATGGCCTGATCTACGTCAATCGCCGCGATGGCGGCAACCTCAGGCGCCCGGATGGCAGCCGCTTCCCCTTTTCCGGCAACAATGCTCAGTCCTATCTGGCCAAGACCAACCTTTATCTGGGCACCAGTCATAGCCTGAGCGTGTCGGCGATGCAATCGACCGCGCATGGCTGGCAGCCCTTTGCCGCCAAACGCGACGATCTGCCTGCTCCCTCGTTGGCGGACATCCGCCGCTGGGGCCTGACCGGAGCCTGGCGGCGGCGGCTGGTGTATCGCGACCAGAGCGACCGCACCCTGAGCGCGCGCTACACCTATGCCCCGGCCGACCAACCCTGGCTCAACCTGACGCTGTCGTATGCCCATTCGCGTACGGCCCAGCATGACCGCCGGCCCGACAACGCCTCGCGCAGTGCCTTTCTCGGCACGCTGGGTAATCGCAGCTGGGTTGACTACCGCGATCGCGTGCTCGAACTGCGCAACCTCGCCAGCATTGCTGCAGGCAGCGTCGAGCATGGCCTGCTGCTTGCCGCACGCTGGCACCAGCATGATCGCGACACCTTGATGTACTACCCCGCGGGCTCCCGTGACCGGGACTACAACTACGGCTATTTTCAGCCCTACTACATGCCGGCAGGCCGCCAGACCGTACGCAGCCTGGTGGTGCAGGATGCCATCCGCGTCGCCGCAGTCACCATCACGCCCGGCGTACGTTACGACCACGTCGTCAACCTGGGCCATCCGAACGATGCTCCGCGCTACAACAGCCCCCTGCCTTCCGTGGGCCATGACTATCGCCGCGTGACCTACACCGGCTGGACGCCCCACCTGGGCGCGCTCTGGAAGGCACAGCCCTGGCTCGATCTGCTGGCCGACGTCACGCGCGGCTGGCGTGCGCCGGTCATCGACGAGCAATACGAGGTCCAGTACGCCCGCGCGTCGGTAACTGGCACCAGCCGTTCACTGCGGCCCGAACGCATCCTGGGTTGGCGTGCCGGAGCCATCGTCACGCTGAAGGACGTGCTGGCCCCGCGCGACAACCTCGTGCTGCGCGCCACCGTGTTCGGCAATCGCGGCAAGGACGAAATCTTCGTGCGGCGTGGCGTGCTTTGCGCCAATAGCCCCTGCGAGCGCCCCCTGTCCAACTACCGGAATCTGCCGGGTTACCACATCGAAGGCCTGGAGCTGGAGTCCGCCTACGACAGCGCCCGGTGGTTCGGCAAACTCTCCCTATCCGCCATTCGGGGACGGCGCGACACTTCGCCCAGAGACCCGGCCGGCCAGCGCAGCTGGATTGCCGAGATTCCGCCCTTGGCCGCGCACGCGATGTTAGGCCTGAAGCTGGCGCGCTACGGCATGGCTGTGGGCTGGACGGCCGACTTCGTGCGCCGCCAGGATCGATCTCCCACGCAAAGTGATCCGCTAGCCGTTTTCTGGGCGCTGCCGGCCTCCAGCGGGTACGCGCTGCATGGCCTGTTCGCGCATTGGCAACCGCCCCAATGGAAAGGTCTGCACGTCCGCGTGACCGTCGACAACCTTTTCAATCGCGACTACCGGCCCTATCTGGGAGAGTCCGTCGCCGGCCTGGGCCGAAACGTCAAACTCAGCCTCTCTCAACGCTTCTGA
- a CDS encoding putative membrane protein has translation MAGSDPLKTSVTAFRLGITKLIVPFVFVFSPSLLISVKGFTWHDFGVTLVGCMIGLVLLSAAFSRYFLVPMKSWERWLFTIGALLTIVPGALSGIIGLVLCVPAFLSQWRGWNHQRSAAAPA, from the coding sequence ATGGCGGGCAGCGATCCCTTGAAAACCAGCGTCACCGCCTTCAGGCTGGGGATCACCAAACTCATCGTGCCCTTCGTGTTCGTGTTTTCGCCGTCGCTGCTGATATCGGTCAAGGGCTTCACCTGGCACGATTTCGGCGTGACGTTGGTGGGCTGCATGATCGGTCTGGTGCTGCTGTCGGCGGCGTTCTCGCGCTACTTCCTGGTGCCGATGAAGTCCTGGGAACGCTGGCTGTTCACGATCGGCGCGCTGCTGACCATCGTGCCTGGCGCTCTGAGCGGCATCATTGGGCTGGTGCTGTGCGTGCCAGCTTTCTTGAGTCAATGGCGCGGCTGGAACCATCAACGCAGCGCTGCGGCGCCGGCCTGA